The following are from one region of the Lujinxingia vulgaris genome:
- a CDS encoding efflux RND transporter periplasmic adaptor subunit: MTSKATLSPLRRALGVLALALLMGACNSEAASKPEQARVELPPTPVNAVTLQAAEFTDTFDVLGTAEPVDAVRLMAEVPGRILNAYVEEGEEVKRGQNIFRIDVELDAARIDLLQTQVDAAERELRRLQRLRSEGLATPQQIDQATTSLESARQNLRQARIGVSKNRVTSPLAGYLVNRTAEPGEFANPGVALAEVIVYDTIVVHAQVPESELRHLSDSETIEVHFPALQKSFEGTIHRVGLRPLGATSTYPVEIRIDNEDLQIRPGMRADLRFEREHYEQVIMVPREAVLEGYNARETMVVNEDGTAELRQVKVGPGNATHIMITEGLSAGDRLIVRGHRALVSGTRVDVVDDPHASAAAAKETL, from the coding sequence ATGACCTCGAAAGCCACACTTTCCCCTCTTCGCCGCGCACTTGGTGTGCTGGCGTTAGCTCTTTTGATGGGCGCGTGCAACTCCGAGGCCGCCAGCAAGCCGGAGCAGGCCCGCGTAGAGCTCCCGCCCACGCCGGTCAACGCGGTCACGCTCCAGGCGGCCGAGTTCACCGACACCTTCGACGTGCTCGGGACCGCCGAGCCGGTCGACGCGGTGCGCCTGATGGCGGAGGTCCCCGGCCGCATCCTCAACGCCTATGTGGAAGAGGGCGAAGAAGTGAAGCGCGGGCAGAACATCTTCCGCATTGATGTGGAGCTGGACGCGGCGCGCATCGATCTTCTGCAGACCCAGGTCGACGCCGCCGAGCGCGAACTTCGCCGCCTGCAGCGCCTGCGCTCCGAGGGGCTGGCCACGCCGCAACAGATCGATCAGGCGACCACCAGCCTGGAGAGCGCCCGTCAGAACCTGCGCCAGGCGCGCATCGGCGTGTCCAAAAACCGCGTCACAAGCCCGCTGGCCGGCTACCTGGTCAACCGCACCGCCGAGCCCGGCGAATTCGCCAACCCGGGCGTGGCCCTGGCCGAGGTCATTGTTTACGACACCATCGTGGTGCACGCCCAGGTCCCCGAGTCGGAGCTTCGCCACTTAAGCGACAGCGAGACCATCGAGGTGCACTTCCCCGCCCTGCAGAAGTCCTTTGAGGGCACCATCCACCGCGTGGGCCTGCGCCCCCTGGGCGCCACCAGCACCTACCCGGTGGAGATCCGCATCGACAACGAAGATCTGCAGATCCGCCCCGGGATGCGCGCCGACCTGCGCTTTGAGCGCGAGCACTACGAACAGGTCATCATGGTCCCTCGCGAGGCGGTGCTCGAAGGCTACAACGCCCGCGAGACAATGGTCGTCAATGAAGACGGCACCGCCGAGCTTCGCCAGGTCAAAGTGGGTCCGGGCAACGCCACCCACATCATGATCACCGAAGGCTTGAGCGCCGGCGATCGCCTGATTGTGCGCGGCCACCGCGCGCTGGTCTCCGGCACCCGGGTCGACGTCGTTGATGATCCCCACGCCTCGGCCGCTGCCGCCAAGGAGACGCTGTGA
- a CDS encoding TetR/AcrR family transcriptional regulator gives MSTPTPSPPQPPPPLIASLVESGLNENAARILIAAARLFGQKGYSATSVREIVQEADVTNPMLYYYFESKEGVFHRLLDFVVEALHQAIEDAIAQHEHVRDRLDAIAHTFFDGVKIAPELVRFVYAVLFGPVQSRPGADIVAMQQKSHGLLHKVFEAGVARGELLPHPGQSTHFWGGQFMALINNQMMIAFGILEFSCDCSEPEQLLNEYIGSGARERLLNFFFNGAGTLATQETP, from the coding sequence ATGAGTACCCCGACCCCCTCCCCTCCACAGCCTCCGCCCCCGTTGATCGCGTCGCTCGTTGAGAGCGGCCTCAACGAGAATGCTGCGCGCATTCTCATCGCCGCCGCTCGCCTCTTTGGCCAAAAAGGCTACTCCGCCACCAGCGTGCGCGAGATCGTGCAGGAGGCCGATGTCACAAACCCCATGCTCTATTACTACTTCGAGAGCAAAGAGGGGGTGTTTCATCGGCTGCTCGATTTTGTCGTCGAAGCGCTGCATCAAGCCATCGAAGACGCCATCGCTCAACATGAGCATGTGCGCGATCGCCTCGACGCCATCGCCCACACCTTCTTCGACGGGGTGAAAATCGCCCCGGAGCTTGTGCGTTTTGTGTACGCGGTGCTTTTCGGGCCGGTACAGAGTCGACCGGGGGCCGACATCGTCGCCATGCAGCAAAAATCCCACGGGTTACTCCATAAGGTCTTCGAGGCCGGCGTGGCGCGCGGGGAGCTTTTGCCACACCCGGGGCAAAGCACGCACTTTTGGGGGGGTCAATTTATGGCGCTGATCAACAACCAGATGATGATCGCCTTTGGCATCCTGGAGTTTTCCTGTGATTGCTCAGAGCCCGAGCAACTCCTTAACGAATACATCGGATCAGGTGCGCGCGAGCGCCTGTTGAACTTCTTTTTTAATGGCGCGGGAACGCTCGCCACCCAGGAGACACCATGA
- a CDS encoding di-heme oxidoredictase family protein — MWGLGLVLQRSDDARLLHDGRASTFHEAILWHGGEALDARRRYEALSENEQDALIHFLKLL; from the coding sequence TTGTGGGGGCTCGGCCTTGTCCTGCAACGCTCCGATGACGCGCGGCTCCTGCACGATGGTCGCGCCTCCACCTTTCATGAGGCCATCCTCTGGCACGGCGGCGAAGCCCTCGACGCTCGCCGGCGCTACGAGGCGCTCTCTGAAAACGAGCAAGACGCGTTGATTCACTTTCTAAAACTGCTCTGA